One region of Drosophila kikkawai strain 14028-0561.14 chromosome 2R, DkikHiC1v2, whole genome shotgun sequence genomic DNA includes:
- the prod gene encoding uncharacterized protein prod codes for MSSKMDRRKKRTSSDQYQMYIDMMENDPIFATGRVPRDYDLNYLTKKWKELSDRLNKCSSGPTLTPEEWRKRLNDWKNTTRCKYRRSLLSTEKDIAMTALENRALDLFGKVPTTTGETLMNLKSEKDDHEDDLEEMGQRTSAAFQKELQAAVEEAINDEVEEEEMLEEHVDQEDMLDENLADNGGGAGGIDGSAAATTAVNTGGGTYRTIVVDNTSFEQVDEDAQAMQPHPVEFVTARRPAAAVINPGSASTGSKLINGEMPVKRMRTQAREQIIYEVKNAPRCISNMQAVPPLHNTKLEREPSSQLSTALSSNDAQQIAHQLKRLADINYETLQFEIARFKFNNPGFQYNPPSL; via the exons ATGAGTTCCAAGATGGATCGCCGCAAGAAGCGCACGTCCTCGGACCAGTACCAGATGTACATTGATATGATGGAGAACGACCCAATTTTCGCCACCGGCCGAGTGCCGCGCGATTACGACCTGAATTATCTCACAAAGAAGTGGAAGGAGCTCTCCGACAGGCTAAACAAGTGCAGCTCGGGTCCCACACTCACGCCGGAGGAGTGGCGCAAG CGCCTAAATGACTGGAAGAACACCACTCGCTGCAAGTACAGACGCAGCCTGCTCTCCACCGAAAAGGACATAGCAATGACTGCGCTGGAGAACCGAGCTCTGGATCTCTTTGGCAAGGTGCCCACCACCACTGGCGAAACGCTGATGAATTTAAAGTCGGAGAAAGATGATCACGAAGACGATCTGGAGGAGATGGGACAGCGTACATCGGCGGCATTTCAAAAGGAACTGCAAGCAGCCGTCGAGGAGGCCATCAACGatgaggtggaggaggaggagatgcTGGAAGAGCATGTCGACCAGGAGGATATGCTCGATGAGAATCTGGCGGACAATGGAGGTGGGGCCGGCGGCATCGATGGCTCTGCAGCGGCCACCACAGCGGTAAATACGGGCGGCGGCACTTATCGCACCATTGTCGTGGACAACACATCCTTCGAGCAGGTGGATGAGGATGCCCAGGCCATGCAGCCGCATCCGGTGGAGTTTGTCACAGCAAGGCGACCGGCTGCAGCGGTTATCAATCCGGGTTCAGCCTCCACGGGCAGTAAGCTAATCAATGGCGAGATGCCGGTCAAGAGGATGAGGACACAGGCCCGGGAACAGATTATTTACGAAG TTAAAAACGCTCCGCGCTGTATTTCCAACATGCAAGCTGTGCCGCCGCTGCACAACACCAAGCTGGAGAGGGAACCCAGCTCACAGCTGAGCACTGCCTTGAGCAGCAACGATGCCCAGCAGATTGCCCATCAGCTGAAGCGGCTGGCTGACATTAACTACGAGACCCTGCAGTTTGAGATAGCCCGCTTCAAGTTTAACAATCCGGGCTTCCAGTACAATCCGCCGTCCTTATAG
- the LOC108082357 gene encoding uncharacterized protein, translated as MNRRNKRTSFNQLTFFLDTMEANPRLAANKLSRACDAKKWKEMSVELNQCPVGPKLSAEDWRKRLNDWKNTTHSKYRRSVTAGNRTMNAQETRCMRIFFGEPCSQEPVQFDEYPDYEEDQPEEQEYIEEEPQAQYQELEPEEENAAAMLISRAEQNSAQRIRLQNPESIIYEVETILPTNTSEEESVLSFGKEIQHQIKRISDIHKAALDFKIARFKYKNPGFEFNLGNI; from the exons atgAATCGCCGCAACAAGCGCACATCCTTCAACCAACTTACCTTTTTCCTGGACACCATGGAGGCGAATCCGCGCCTGGCAGCCAACAAACTAAGTCGCGCCTGCGACGCCAAGAAGTGGAAAGAGATGAGTGTCGAGCTGAACCAGTGCCCTGTGGGTCCCAAGTTGTCGGCCGAAGACTGGCGTAAG CGCCTGAATGACTGGAAGAACACAACGCACTCCAAGTACCGACGCAGCGTCACTGCCGGCAACAGGACCATGAACGCACAGGAAACCCGTTGTATGCGTATTTTCTTCGGGGAACCATGTTCCCAAGAGCCTGTACAGTTCGATGAGTATCCGGACTACGAAGAGGATCAGCCGGAAGAGCAGGAGTATATCGAAGAGGAGCCACAAGCACAGTACCAGGAACTGGAGCCAGAAGAGGAAAATGCAGCCGCCATGCTTATCAGTAGAGCGGAGCAGAATTCTGCCCAAAGAATTAGACTGCAAAACCCCGAATCAATCATCTATGAAG TTGAGACTATTCTGCCAACTAATACCTCTGAGGAGGAATCAGTTTTGTCCTTCGGCAAGGAAATCCAACACCAGATAAAACGCATATCCGACATCCATAAAGCCGCCCTGGACTTCAAGATTGCCCGCTTCAAGTACAAAAATCCGGGATTCGAATTCAATTTGGGGAATATTTAG